One Tunturibacter gelidoferens genomic region harbors:
- a CDS encoding serine hydrolase domain-containing protein, with translation MRNEFEIYAAGWRVDGGADSLSCMRNLRVRAAAVFGFGFVTMGAGWAQNSLPAATATGIDAAAAEVMEATGVPSASVAVVQGGKIAFVKAYGKARLEPVMLAEPGMQYSIGSVSKQFTAAIILLLVQDGKVKLDDPVAKYLPELTRAKDVTVRQVLSMTSGYQDFWPEDYVMTSMMQPATPQHILEVWGKKPLDFEPGTKWQYSNTNYVIAGRIAEIVAGKPLIEQLQERIFKPLKMNGVLNSDASRLPANDPTGYYQHALGPLRPAPQEGAGWMFAAGELAMPASDMALWNISLMNRTLLGPASYDEMFTEVKLKDGSGTHYGLGVQVGERDGHRIVSHSGEVSGFVSQNTVFPDDKAAVTVLTNEDASSAAAALARKIAPLVLGQSASANAADSAAGAEKRALDIFTGLQDGKLDRSQLTAFCDAYFTAEAVQDFASSLKPLGVPSSFKQADEELRGGMTFRVFDVSFPDRKLRVTTYEEPDGKLEQYLVIPSGS, from the coding sequence GTGCGAAACGAATTTGAGATTTACGCAGCGGGCTGGCGGGTGGATGGGGGCGCTGATAGTCTTTCGTGCATGAGGAATCTGCGAGTTAGAGCGGCGGCAGTGTTTGGATTCGGTTTTGTAACGATGGGTGCGGGGTGGGCGCAGAACTCGCTGCCTGCGGCTACGGCGACGGGGATTGACGCGGCGGCGGCTGAGGTGATGGAGGCCACTGGGGTGCCTAGCGCTTCGGTGGCGGTGGTGCAGGGAGGGAAGATCGCGTTTGTGAAGGCTTATGGGAAGGCGCGGCTGGAGCCTGTGATGCTGGCGGAGCCGGGGATGCAGTATTCGATCGGATCGGTGAGCAAGCAGTTTACGGCGGCGATTATTTTGCTGCTGGTGCAGGATGGCAAGGTGAAGCTGGACGATCCGGTGGCGAAGTATCTGCCGGAGTTGACGCGGGCGAAGGACGTGACGGTGCGGCAGGTGTTGTCGATGACGTCGGGGTATCAGGACTTCTGGCCGGAGGATTATGTGATGACGTCGATGATGCAGCCGGCGACTCCGCAGCACATTCTGGAGGTGTGGGGGAAGAAGCCGCTGGACTTCGAGCCGGGGACGAAGTGGCAGTACTCGAATACGAACTATGTGATTGCGGGGCGGATCGCGGAGATTGTCGCGGGGAAGCCGTTGATCGAGCAGTTGCAGGAGCGGATCTTCAAGCCGTTGAAGATGAATGGGGTGTTGAACTCGGATGCAAGCAGGCTGCCGGCGAACGATCCTACGGGGTATTACCAGCATGCGCTGGGGCCGCTTCGTCCTGCTCCGCAGGAGGGTGCGGGATGGATGTTTGCGGCGGGGGAGTTGGCGATGCCGGCGAGCGATATGGCGTTGTGGAATATCAGCTTGATGAATCGGACGTTGCTGGGTCCGGCTTCCTATGACGAGATGTTTACGGAGGTGAAGCTGAAGGATGGGAGCGGCACGCATTATGGGTTGGGCGTGCAGGTGGGGGAGCGAGATGGGCACCGCATCGTGTCGCATAGCGGGGAGGTGTCGGGATTTGTCTCGCAGAATACGGTGTTTCCCGACGATAAGGCGGCGGTGACGGTGCTGACGAATGAAGATGCTTCGAGCGCGGCGGCTGCTTTGGCGCGGAAGATTGCTCCGCTGGTGCTGGGGCAGAGTGCCAGTGCCAATGCGGCGGATAGTGCTGCGGGGGCGGAGAAGCGTGCGCTGGATATCTTTACCGGGTTACAGGATGGGAAGCTGGATCGTTCGCAGTTGACGGCGTTTTGCGATGCGTACTTTACGGCGGAGGCTGTGCAGGATTTTGCGAGTAGCCTGAAGCCGCTGGGTGTGCCTAGCAGCTTCAAGCAGGCGGACGAGGAGTTGCGCGGCGGAATGACGTTTCGAGTCTTCGATGTGAGCTTTCCGGATCGGAAGTTGCGGGTGACGACGTATGAGGAGCCGGACGGGAAGCTAGAGCAGTACCTGGTAATTCCATCGGGGAGCTAG
- a CDS encoding sulfite exporter TauE/SafE family protein: MDSTNLHVLLVVFFATLIRSTFGFGEGLIAVPLLALSLPIEVAAPVVVLLSITISALVVAQDWRKIHLRSTGWLLAPTFLGIPLGIALLTSTHQHLVKAALAILILAFSGYFLLGKKPPRLHDDSRRWLLGCGFLAGVLGGAYGMNGPPLVVYGAMRRWSPQHFRATLQGYFLPASIVALAGYWLAGLWVPPVTHFYLISLTVALPAIFLGRAVNQRLRGEAFIKYVHLGLFCVGVLLLIQAARHR; the protein is encoded by the coding sequence ATGGATTCAACGAATCTGCACGTTCTGCTGGTGGTGTTCTTCGCTACCCTCATTCGATCTACGTTCGGCTTCGGCGAAGGATTGATCGCTGTCCCGCTGCTCGCCCTCAGTCTCCCTATAGAGGTCGCCGCTCCGGTCGTCGTTCTCCTCTCGATTACCATCTCCGCCCTTGTCGTCGCGCAGGACTGGCGGAAGATCCATCTGCGCAGCACGGGCTGGCTCCTTGCCCCCACGTTCCTTGGCATTCCGCTGGGAATCGCGCTTCTGACCAGCACTCATCAGCACCTCGTCAAGGCTGCTCTGGCGATCCTGATCCTCGCGTTCTCGGGATATTTTCTGCTCGGCAAAAAACCGCCCAGGCTCCACGACGACAGCCGCAGATGGCTGCTAGGCTGCGGGTTTCTCGCAGGTGTGCTCGGCGGCGCCTATGGAATGAACGGGCCTCCGCTTGTCGTCTATGGAGCCATGCGGCGCTGGTCTCCGCAGCACTTTCGCGCCACCCTCCAGGGGTACTTCCTGCCCGCGAGCATCGTCGCGCTCGCAGGATACTGGCTCGCGGGACTCTGGGTTCCTCCAGTGACGCACTTCTACCTGATCTCGCTAACGGTCGCGCTTCCCGCCATCTTTCTCGGCAGGGCCGTCAATCAACGCCTTCGCGGAGAAGCCTTTATCAAATACGTCCACCTTGGACTGTTCTGCGTCGGAGTGCTGTTGCTGATCCAGGCGGCGCGGCATAGATAA
- a CDS encoding alpha-mannosidase, which translates to MRLRQLSLALLLSCAPLLAQSFTPVREQKNLSPAAVAKLHTLETLNSLPAGDWRFHVGDIPHGESPTLDDSSWTLVQPKSKAPHEAVWYRREIEVPKTLNGYDITGARISFQFRSDANGAVPEIIYFNGKRVALGEDLEPIVLFEPAHPGDKILVAVKLLQTVDDKTFSGVRLTIEPNPNATGATARPSPDDIRIQCIAAANILPALPTPRKDLLPKVEEAVAAIDTNALASADQAAFDKSLRHAQEILSTLHPVLAEAKIDLAGNSHIDAAWLWPRSETIDVVKRTFTTALQLMNEYPDYTFSQSAAQYTEWMAEKYPALNDQIRQRVKEGRWEIVGGMWVEPDLNLPDGESQVRQLLLGQRYFQQQYGVTARIGWNPDSFGYNWQLPQIYKRSGLDYFVTQKMHWNDTNQLPFRLFWWESPDGSKVLTYFPTDYVHDNVNPTRISADFAESADRNPGTTELLDLYGIGDHGGGPTRAMLDQADHWIALSSASPNPEGSHSERSAQRLVKEPRGSAPRNDTPNLSASNGSPVLSAAVPTMRYHTAQQYFTNVEKNLNPTSPTWDYDSIAKGYTAPPAANGTLGIPTWKDELYFEYHRGVYTTQAAHKRNMRTSEIATLDAEKLASLAWLDGQPYPNAELTDNWKKITFNGFHDLAAGSGIAVIYKDAQRDYTEVFHADKEITENSLNTLAARIDTNTKTGVPILVFNSQAWPRTETVEFNVQLPEPSNDVYLLDEKDAELKSQVLHRDPATNTVTLITFVKVPPVGYKLIHTAPTNYVSNVKPGAVVEVHETAKAITLDNIGLKVEVNKATGCIDSITGYRMPEYLAPNSCGNQLQTFKDTPKQYDAWNIDPGTLDAPMTPISKVDSIKLVEDGPQRKTIRIQRTWQSSHFTQEISLDAYADTVRISTDVDWHETHVLLKAAFPLAATSGKATYEIPYGSIERPTTRNNSWEKAQFEVPSMRWADLGDDHQGLSILNDSKYGYDAVGNTLRITLLRSPTWPDADADRGHQHFVYALYPHAGTWKQAQTVRRGYELNDPLKAQQVFAHTGTLPAEHSFASIENPNVTLTAIKKAEDSDALVFRMYEWAGTATEVKLHIPHGATYAIESNMMEKPEGDHLSLTNDVVTIPIKPYEILTLQAIYPPPTAATINK; encoded by the coding sequence ATGCGTCTTCGCCAGCTCTCGCTCGCCCTCCTGCTCTCCTGCGCCCCCCTCCTCGCCCAATCCTTTACTCCAGTCCGCGAACAAAAGAACCTCTCTCCCGCCGCGGTAGCCAAGCTCCACACCCTCGAGACCCTCAACTCCCTCCCCGCAGGCGACTGGCGCTTCCACGTAGGCGACATCCCCCACGGCGAATCCCCCACCCTCGACGACTCCTCCTGGACCCTCGTCCAGCCCAAATCCAAAGCCCCGCACGAAGCCGTCTGGTATCGCCGCGAGATCGAAGTCCCCAAGACCCTCAACGGCTATGACATCACCGGCGCCCGCATCTCCTTCCAGTTCCGCTCCGACGCCAACGGTGCCGTCCCCGAGATCATCTACTTCAACGGCAAGCGCGTCGCCCTCGGTGAAGACCTCGAACCCATCGTCCTCTTCGAACCCGCCCACCCCGGCGATAAGATCCTCGTAGCCGTCAAACTCCTCCAGACCGTCGACGACAAGACCTTCTCCGGCGTCCGCCTCACCATCGAGCCAAACCCCAACGCCACCGGCGCAACCGCCCGCCCATCCCCCGACGACATCCGCATCCAGTGCATCGCCGCCGCCAACATCCTCCCCGCGCTCCCCACCCCGCGCAAAGACCTCCTCCCCAAAGTAGAAGAGGCCGTAGCCGCCATCGACACCAACGCCCTCGCCTCCGCCGACCAGGCCGCCTTCGACAAATCCCTTCGCCACGCGCAGGAGATCCTCTCCACCCTCCACCCTGTCCTCGCCGAAGCAAAAATCGACCTCGCCGGAAACTCCCACATCGACGCCGCCTGGCTCTGGCCCCGCAGTGAAACCATCGACGTGGTCAAGCGCACCTTCACCACCGCGCTCCAGCTCATGAACGAGTACCCCGACTACACCTTCTCCCAATCCGCCGCGCAGTACACCGAGTGGATGGCCGAAAAATATCCCGCGCTCAACGACCAAATCCGTCAGCGCGTCAAAGAAGGCCGTTGGGAGATCGTCGGCGGCATGTGGGTCGAGCCCGACCTCAACCTCCCCGACGGCGAATCCCAAGTCCGCCAGCTCCTCCTCGGCCAGCGCTACTTCCAGCAGCAGTACGGCGTCACCGCCCGCATCGGCTGGAACCCCGACTCCTTCGGCTACAACTGGCAGCTCCCTCAAATCTACAAGCGCTCCGGCCTCGACTACTTCGTCACCCAGAAGATGCACTGGAACGACACCAACCAGCTTCCCTTCCGTCTCTTCTGGTGGGAGTCGCCCGACGGCAGCAAAGTCCTCACCTACTTCCCCACCGACTACGTCCACGACAACGTCAACCCCACCCGCATCTCCGCCGACTTCGCCGAGTCCGCCGACCGCAACCCCGGCACCACCGAGCTCCTCGACCTCTACGGCATCGGCGACCACGGCGGCGGCCCCACCCGCGCCATGCTCGACCAGGCCGACCACTGGATAGCACTATCGTCCGCTTCCCCCAACCCAGAAGGCAGTCATTCTGAGCGCAGCGCGCAGCGCCTAGTCAAAGAACCCCGAGGGTCTGCGCCCCGGAACGACACTCCGAACCTTTCTGCCTCGAACGGTTCTCCTGTTCTTTCAGCCGCCGTCCCAACGATGCGCTACCATACCGCGCAGCAGTACTTCACCAACGTAGAAAAAAACCTCAACCCAACCTCCCCCACCTGGGACTACGACTCTATCGCCAAGGGCTACACCGCCCCACCAGCCGCGAACGGAACCCTCGGCATTCCCACCTGGAAAGACGAGCTCTACTTCGAGTACCACCGCGGCGTCTACACCACGCAGGCCGCGCACAAGCGCAACATGCGCACCAGCGAAATAGCCACCCTCGACGCCGAAAAACTAGCCTCCCTCGCCTGGCTAGACGGCCAGCCCTACCCCAACGCCGAACTTACCGACAACTGGAAAAAAATCACCTTCAACGGCTTCCACGACCTAGCCGCCGGCTCCGGCATCGCCGTCATCTACAAAGACGCCCAACGCGACTACACCGAAGTCTTCCACGCCGACAAAGAGATCACCGAAAACTCCCTCAACACCCTCGCCGCACGCATCGACACAAACACTAAAACCGGCGTCCCCATCCTCGTCTTCAACTCACAAGCGTGGCCCCGCACCGAAACCGTTGAGTTCAACGTCCAACTTCCCGAACCATCTAACGATGTCTATTTGCTCGATGAGAAGGACGCTGAGCTCAAATCACAAGTGCTACACCGCGATCCCGCAACCAACACCGTTACCTTGATCACCTTCGTTAAGGTGCCGCCGGTTGGCTACAAGCTGATACATACAGCACCCACAAATTACGTATCGAACGTAAAGCCTGGAGCAGTGGTTGAGGTTCACGAGACCGCCAAAGCCATCACTCTTGATAACATCGGCTTGAAGGTGGAAGTGAACAAGGCGACAGGATGCATTGACTCCATCACGGGATACCGGATGCCCGAGTACCTTGCTCCCAATTCCTGCGGCAATCAGCTGCAGACATTCAAAGACACACCTAAGCAATACGATGCCTGGAACATCGACCCAGGCACGCTTGACGCGCCTATGACACCGATCTCCAAAGTCGACTCCATCAAGCTCGTCGAAGATGGTCCGCAGCGCAAAACCATCCGCATTCAACGCACATGGCAGTCTTCCCACTTCACCCAAGAAATCTCGCTCGACGCTTACGCCGACACCGTCCGCATCTCCACTGACGTAGACTGGCACGAGACCCACGTCCTCCTAAAAGCCGCCTTCCCCTTAGCCGCAACCAGCGGCAAAGCCACCTACGAGATCCCCTACGGCTCCATCGAGCGCCCCACCACCCGCAACAACTCCTGGGAGAAGGCCCAGTTCGAAGTCCCCTCCATGCGCTGGGCCGACCTAGGCGACGACCACCAGGGCCTCTCCATCCTCAACGACTCCAAGTACGGCTACGACGCCGTCGGCAACACCCTCCGCATCACCCTCCTCCGCTCCCCCACCTGGCCAGACGCCGACGCCGACCGCGGCCACCAGCACTTCGTCTACGCCCTCTACCCCCACGCCGGCACTTGGAAGCAAGCCCAGACAGTCCGCCGCGGCTACGAACTCAACGACCCACTCAAAGCGCAACAAGTCTTCGCCCACACCGGCACCCTCCCCGCCGAACACTCCTTCGCCAGCATCGAAAACCCCAACGTAACCCTCACCGCCATCAAAAAAGCCGAAGACTCCGACGCCTTAGTCTTCCGCATGTACGAATGGGCCGGCACCGCCACCGAAGTAAAACTCCACATCCCCCACGGAGCTACCTACGCGATCGAATCCAACATGATGGAAAAACCCGAAGGCGACCACCTCTCCCTCACCAACGACGTAGTCACCATCCCCATCAAACCCTACGAGATCCTCACCCTCCAGGCCATCTACCCGCCCCCCACCGCGGCAACAATCAATAAATAA
- a CDS encoding VOC family protein produces MIANRSVPVDTVLPHIFYRDLAAAIDWLTKTFGFAEHYRYGDPLSGAQMHLGDAWIMVQSTRADRAAPAQLGAYTQSLTIFVEDVESHFQRTKSSGATIIEELNETVYGELQYGALDLDGHLWLFSRHARDLSPEQWGATLAPANSRHRN; encoded by the coding sequence ATGATCGCGAACCGTTCTGTCCCGGTCGACACCGTACTTCCCCACATCTTTTATCGCGACCTGGCCGCAGCCATCGATTGGTTGACTAAGACCTTCGGATTCGCGGAACACTACCGCTATGGCGACCCCCTCAGCGGCGCTCAAATGCATCTCGGCGATGCGTGGATCATGGTCCAGTCCACACGCGCAGACAGAGCCGCACCCGCGCAGCTAGGCGCCTACACCCAGAGCCTCACGATTTTTGTGGAAGACGTCGAATCCCACTTCCAACGCACGAAGAGCTCAGGAGCCACCATCATCGAGGAGCTTAATGAGACCGTCTATGGCGAGCTCCAGTACGGCGCGCTCGATCTGGACGGTCACCTCTGGTTGTTTTCACGACATGCCCGCGATCTAAGTCCCGAACAGTGGGGCGCAACGCTGGCTCCGGCCAACTCTCGTCACCGAAACTGA
- the mnmA gene encoding tRNA 2-thiouridine(34) synthase MnmA, producing the protein MPNEPNNTIAVAMSGGVDSSAVAALLRAQGHDLVGLTLQLWNQRRLAGHEGMPESVQGRCCSIDDVYDARHVAEQLDIPYYVVNQQERFEADVVKPFVSEYLAGRTPIPCTLCNNHLKFDQLLTTARQIGADRIATGHYARNHFDQVRQRWILSRPEDKSKDQTYFLFGLTQEQLSRTMFPLGEMQKPAVRQMAAEAGLAVAQKSDSQEICFIPGGDYNTFLKAYLDEQGEDLPNTAGELVTTTGEVIGHHEGIQSFTVGQRKGLGITSPNPLYVLAIHPDSHQVTVGSDEDLLSRDLFANRLNWISIPGLAEGEGVRVSIKIRHRHTPAMATLTRIDDQTVHAFFDEPQRAITPGQSAVFYQEDEVVGGGWIT; encoded by the coding sequence ATGCCCAACGAGCCCAACAACACGATAGCGGTCGCCATGTCCGGAGGAGTCGACTCCTCCGCTGTAGCCGCCCTCCTGCGCGCTCAGGGCCACGACCTCGTCGGCCTCACCCTCCAGCTCTGGAACCAGCGCCGTCTCGCCGGACACGAGGGCATGCCCGAATCCGTCCAGGGACGCTGCTGCTCCATCGACGACGTCTACGACGCCCGCCACGTAGCCGAGCAACTCGACATCCCCTACTACGTCGTCAACCAGCAGGAGCGTTTCGAAGCCGACGTCGTCAAGCCATTCGTCAGCGAATACCTAGCCGGCCGCACGCCCATCCCCTGCACCCTCTGCAACAACCACCTCAAGTTCGACCAGCTCCTCACCACCGCCCGGCAGATCGGCGCCGACCGCATCGCCACCGGGCATTATGCGCGAAATCATTTTGACCAAGTCAGACAGCGCTGGATCCTCTCCCGCCCCGAAGACAAGTCCAAGGACCAGACCTACTTCCTCTTCGGCCTCACCCAGGAGCAGCTAAGCCGCACCATGTTCCCACTAGGCGAGATGCAGAAGCCCGCCGTCCGCCAGATGGCCGCAGAAGCCGGCCTCGCCGTAGCCCAGAAGTCCGACTCCCAGGAGATCTGCTTCATTCCCGGCGGCGACTACAACACCTTCCTCAAGGCCTACCTCGACGAGCAGGGCGAAGACCTCCCCAATACAGCCGGCGAGCTAGTCACAACCACCGGCGAAGTCATCGGCCATCACGAAGGCATCCAGAGCTTCACCGTCGGCCAGCGCAAAGGCCTCGGCATCACATCGCCGAACCCCCTCTACGTCCTGGCCATCCACCCCGACTCCCACCAGGTGACGGTAGGCTCAGACGAAGATCTCCTCTCCCGCGACCTCTTCGCCAACCGCCTCAACTGGATCTCCATCCCCGGCCTCGCCGAAGGCGAGGGAGTCCGCGTCAGCATCAAGATCCGCCACCGCCACACACCGGCCATGGCCACCCTCACCCGCATCGACGACCAGACAGTCCACGCCTTCTTCGACGAGCCCCAACGTGCAATCACCCCCGGCCAGTCCGCCGTCTTCTATCAGGAAGACGAGGTAGTCGGGGGTGGTTGGATCACCTGA
- a CDS encoding YtxH domain-containing protein, which translates to MSDNDNESGVSGLGWFLAGLGIGALVGVLYAPKAGKETREDLVASALDAKDKAAVLAQQAQDRATVLAAQGKQQVSEYVDRGKEYYDRGRTQWAQYVEKGKGLVQEHTDKVSAAIDAGKEAYASTTGESHS; encoded by the coding sequence ATGTCAGATAACGACAACGAGAGTGGAGTAAGTGGATTGGGTTGGTTCCTGGCGGGACTGGGGATTGGTGCACTTGTAGGGGTACTGTATGCCCCGAAGGCCGGGAAAGAGACGCGGGAAGATCTGGTAGCGAGCGCGCTCGATGCTAAGGACAAAGCGGCTGTTCTTGCGCAGCAGGCGCAGGATCGCGCGACTGTTCTGGCCGCACAAGGCAAGCAGCAGGTGAGCGAGTACGTTGATCGGGGTAAGGAGTACTATGACCGCGGTCGGACTCAGTGGGCTCAGTATGTTGAGAAGGGTAAAGGCCTGGTGCAGGAGCATACCGATAAGGTGAGTGCTGCGATTGACGCGGGTAAAGAAGCGTATGCGAGCACGACGGGCGAATCTCACTCGTAA
- a CDS encoding BON domain-containing protein — protein sequence MYAERHLSATRALLAVATLAITLGFSGCKSSAPATPTDDASLTAAVQSRIFGDDALKSEPINSSVQGRVATLNGNVSSEAARSLAAADAAQVAGIKTVVNNLSVQAPAPAITAAVVPPPPPPPPVAPKKLPPPKPTPKPKPAPVVHESAPADVPPPQVAAAVPPPAPQQELPPPPPPPPPAPEFRSITVPPDTTIPIRITQTLDSATTQQGDSFTGTVATDIILDGLVVIRQGTPVSGRVSAVQEAAHYKGSSLLTVELTSINRRGEKLAVTTEPYSVEGKGRGKNTAEKVGGGAAVGAILGGILGGGKGAAIGAAAGGGVGAGANTITRGEQVQIPSESLIRFRLTNTLSLRVSAKNTESTSSNPDLQQRPGDQPPQ from the coding sequence ATGTACGCCGAACGTCATCTCTCCGCCACCCGCGCCCTACTGGCCGTCGCAACTCTAGCCATCACTCTCGGCTTCTCCGGATGCAAGAGTTCCGCGCCCGCGACTCCTACCGACGACGCCAGTCTCACCGCCGCTGTGCAAAGCCGCATCTTCGGGGACGACGCACTCAAGTCCGAGCCCATCAACTCCTCCGTCCAGGGACGCGTCGCCACCCTCAACGGCAACGTCAGCAGCGAAGCAGCGCGCTCCCTCGCCGCAGCCGACGCCGCTCAAGTCGCCGGGATCAAGACTGTAGTCAACAATCTCTCCGTGCAGGCTCCCGCTCCCGCCATCACTGCCGCAGTCGTTCCTCCGCCTCCACCCCCTCCCCCCGTCGCACCAAAGAAACTCCCGCCCCCCAAGCCAACACCCAAGCCAAAGCCCGCCCCCGTCGTTCACGAGTCTGCGCCTGCCGATGTTCCTCCCCCTCAGGTAGCAGCCGCCGTCCCGCCCCCGGCCCCCCAGCAGGAACTCCCTCCGCCTCCTCCACCCCCGCCGCCCGCGCCTGAATTCCGTAGCATCACAGTTCCACCCGACACCACGATCCCCATTCGCATCACTCAAACTCTCGACAGCGCCACCACCCAACAGGGCGACAGCTTTACCGGCACCGTTGCCACCGACATCATCCTCGACGGTCTCGTCGTCATTCGCCAGGGAACCCCTGTCTCGGGCCGTGTCTCCGCCGTTCAGGAAGCAGCCCACTACAAAGGCAGTTCCCTACTTACCGTCGAACTCACCAGCATCAACCGGCGCGGCGAAAAGCTCGCCGTCACCACAGAACCCTACAGCGTCGAAGGCAAGGGCCGCGGCAAAAATACAGCCGAAAAAGTCGGCGGCGGAGCAGCCGTCGGTGCTATCCTCGGTGGCATCCTCGGCGGTGGCAAAGGAGCAGCAATCGGCGCAGCAGCCGGTGGCGGTGTCGGCGCTGGCGCAAACACCATCACCCGCGGCGAACAAGTTCAGATCCCATCCGAAAGCCTCATCCGCTTCCGCCTGACCAACACTTTATCTCTCAGAGTTTCCGCAAAAAATACCGAGAGCACCAGCTCCAATCCCGATCTTCAACAGCGGCCTGGAGACCAGCCGCCCCAATAG
- a CDS encoding glycoside hydrolase family 57 protein produces MTKASLDNASRPAGFLTFTLHAHLPYVVNHGTWPHGLEWLHEAAAETYLPFLRVLKNLERDQIRFNCNLNLSPILLEQLSHPVFLAEFPHYLTRKIVAAREDEAFFLQAGDGHLAETARFWQRFFSQALEDFNHFDRDLIAAFRHFNDTGLIDIITCGATHGYMPLLGTDESVRAQIRTAVDTHIRHIGKAPRGIWAPECGYRPAGPWSYPVSNADGSPTPPAFNRIGIEQALSESGLEFFFVDTHLIEESRRTSSPYDRPGDNKPQSPDEDRQTHQPHRSLYQPYYVDGPYDKQHATTIFPRDPRTGLQVWSGDTGYPGDSVYLDFHKKRWPGGHRYWRVTGSRVDMNDKQPYYPHEAAERTKAHAGHFVHLVYEALKSGFNDTVPPILCSPFDAELFGHWWFEGPLWLESVARNLHDYDSGIKLISCADYLDQYPRAGFIAMNEGSWGSEGNNQVWLNPETSWTYTHIYPAELYTRDVCTAGLWRTSSLGLRIMQQLCRELLLLESSDWQFLITTGAARDYAEIRFLTHNDQFNEIKALWQTFESTGAITEAEQTRLTEIELRDSIFPDIDPGLWVTGAAETHPLTPIPHPVETTA; encoded by the coding sequence TTGACGAAGGCATCGCTCGACAATGCGTCTCGCCCCGCAGGGTTTCTCACCTTCACCCTGCATGCGCATCTTCCGTATGTCGTCAATCACGGCACGTGGCCCCACGGCCTGGAATGGCTCCACGAAGCCGCAGCCGAGACCTACCTCCCCTTCCTCCGTGTCCTCAAAAATCTCGAGCGCGACCAGATCCGTTTTAACTGCAATCTCAACCTCTCGCCCATCCTGCTCGAACAGCTCTCTCACCCTGTCTTCCTGGCCGAGTTTCCTCACTACCTCACTCGCAAGATCGTCGCCGCCCGTGAAGACGAGGCGTTCTTCCTGCAAGCCGGCGATGGTCATCTCGCCGAGACTGCCCGTTTCTGGCAGCGCTTCTTCTCCCAGGCACTCGAAGACTTCAACCACTTCGACCGTGATCTCATCGCCGCCTTCCGCCACTTCAACGACACCGGCCTCATCGACATCATCACCTGCGGCGCCACCCACGGTTACATGCCTCTGCTCGGCACCGACGAAAGCGTCCGAGCCCAGATCCGCACCGCCGTCGACACCCACATCCGCCACATCGGCAAAGCTCCCCGCGGCATCTGGGCACCCGAGTGTGGCTACCGTCCCGCCGGTCCCTGGAGCTACCCCGTCTCTAACGCCGACGGCAGCCCCACCCCTCCAGCTTTCAATCGCATCGGCATCGAACAAGCTCTCTCCGAGTCCGGCCTCGAGTTCTTCTTTGTAGACACCCACCTTATTGAGGAGTCCAGGCGCACCTCCTCCCCTTACGACCGCCCCGGCGATAACAAGCCGCAAAGCCCTGATGAGGATCGCCAGACCCATCAGCCGCATCGTTCCCTCTATCAGCCTTACTACGTCGACGGACCCTACGACAAGCAACACGCCACGACCATCTTTCCCCGCGATCCCCGCACCGGCCTCCAGGTCTGGTCCGGCGACACCGGTTACCCCGGCGACAGCGTCTACCTCGACTTCCACAAGAAGCGTTGGCCCGGCGGTCATCGTTACTGGCGCGTCACTGGCTCCAGGGTCGACATGAACGACAAACAGCCCTACTACCCCCACGAAGCCGCCGAGCGCACCAAGGCTCACGCCGGCCACTTCGTCCATCTCGTCTACGAGGCACTCAAATCCGGCTTCAACGACACCGTCCCACCCATCCTCTGCTCCCCCTTCGACGCCGAACTCTTCGGCCACTGGTGGTTCGAGGGTCCCCTCTGGCTCGAATCCGTCGCCCGCAATCTCCATGATTACGATTCGGGGATCAAGCTCATCAGTTGCGCCGACTACCTCGACCAGTACCCGCGCGCCGGCTTCATCGCCATGAACGAAGGCTCCTGGGGATCCGAAGGCAACAACCAGGTCTGGCTCAACCCCGAGACCAGCTGGACCTACACCCACATCTACCCCGCCGAGCTCTACACCCGTGATGTCTGCACCGCAGGCCTCTGGCGCACCTCCTCACTGGGCCTTCGCATCATGCAACAACTATGCCGCGAACTCCTCCTCCTGGAGTCCTCCGACTGGCAATTCCTGATCACCACCGGTGCAGCTCGCGACTACGCCGAAATTCGCTTCCTCACCCATAACGATCAGTTCAATGAAATAAAAGCCCTCTGGCAGACCTTCGAGTCAACCGGCGCAATCACCGAAGCCGAGCAAACCCGCCTCACCGAGATCGAACTCCGCGACAGCATATTCCCCGACATCGACCCCGGCCTCTGGGTAACCGGTGCCGCAGAGACCCATCCTCTTACACCGATCCCCCACCCAGTCGAAACCACCGCCTAG